A window of the Cystobacter fuscus genome harbors these coding sequences:
- a CDS encoding UDP-glucose dehydrogenase family protein translates to MKIAVIGTGYVGLVAGTCFAESGHDVTCIDVDPRKIQALRRGEVPIYEPGLEELVRRNVAAGRLHFTEELADTVGLAQVVFIAVGTPEGENGRADLQYVLAAAEQVGRALRQYTVIVDKSTVPVGTADKVHEVIARHTRCEFDVVSNPEFLKEGAALEDFLKPDRVVIGTRSERARKLMAELYAPFVRTENPILFMDPCSAELTKYAANAMLATRISFMNDMAALCEKVGADVEQVRKGMGADKRIGYSFLHPGIGYGGSCFPKDVKALTATARDVGLEFDLLRAVENTNARQKRCLLTKALRHFGDLSDRTFAVWGLAFKPKTDDMREAPSVELIEGLLGKGARVQCHDPVAIEGARRYFGDRVLYAPTCYAAAEGADAIFLVTEWNEFRHPDLKRLKATMKSPTIFDGRNVIDPRLAREEGFTYFGIGRPS, encoded by the coding sequence ATGAAGATCGCGGTCATTGGTACGGGGTACGTGGGTCTGGTGGCAGGGACCTGCTTCGCGGAGTCGGGGCACGACGTCACCTGCATCGACGTCGACCCGAGGAAGATCCAGGCGCTGAGGCGAGGCGAAGTGCCCATCTACGAGCCTGGCCTGGAGGAGCTGGTGCGCCGCAACGTCGCCGCGGGTCGGTTGCACTTCACCGAGGAGCTGGCGGATACGGTGGGGCTCGCGCAAGTGGTGTTCATCGCCGTGGGGACGCCCGAGGGGGAGAACGGGCGAGCGGATCTCCAGTACGTGCTCGCCGCCGCCGAGCAGGTGGGCCGGGCGCTGCGGCAGTACACGGTCATCGTGGACAAGAGCACGGTGCCGGTGGGCACGGCGGACAAGGTGCATGAGGTCATCGCCCGCCACACCCGGTGTGAGTTCGACGTGGTGTCCAACCCCGAGTTCCTCAAGGAAGGGGCGGCGCTGGAGGACTTCCTCAAGCCGGACCGGGTGGTGATTGGCACGCGCTCGGAGCGGGCGCGCAAGCTCATGGCCGAGCTGTACGCGCCCTTCGTGCGCACGGAGAACCCGATCCTCTTCATGGATCCATGCTCGGCGGAGCTGACCAAGTACGCGGCCAACGCGATGCTCGCCACGCGCATCTCCTTCATGAACGACATGGCCGCGCTCTGCGAGAAGGTGGGCGCGGACGTGGAGCAGGTTCGCAAGGGAATGGGCGCGGACAAGCGCATTGGCTATTCCTTCCTGCACCCGGGGATTGGCTATGGCGGGAGTTGTTTTCCCAAGGACGTGAAGGCGCTGACGGCCACCGCGCGCGACGTGGGGCTGGAGTTCGACCTGCTGCGCGCGGTGGAGAACACCAACGCGAGGCAGAAGCGGTGCCTGCTGACCAAGGCGCTGAGACACTTTGGCGACCTGTCCGATCGCACCTTCGCGGTGTGGGGTCTGGCGTTCAAGCCGAAGACGGACGACATGCGGGAGGCGCCGTCGGTGGAACTCATCGAGGGATTGCTCGGCAAGGGCGCGCGGGTGCAATGCCATGACCCGGTGGCAATCGAGGGCGCGCGCCGCTACTTCGGCGACCGGGTGTTGTACGCGCCCACGTGCTACGCGGCGGCGGAGGGAGCCGATGCGATCTTCCTGGTGACGGAGTGGAACGAGTTCCGCCACCCGGACCTGAAGCGGCTCAAGGCGACGATGAAGAGTCCCACGATCTTCGATGGCCGCAACGTCATCGATCCCCGGCTCGCGCGCGAGGAGGGCTTCACCTACTTCGGCATCGGCCGGCCCTCCTGA
- a CDS encoding glycosyltransferase: MRIVMLGLSITSSWGNGHATTYRGLVRELVRRGHDVLFLERDVPWYASNRDMPRPPYGRTELYSDLADLKDRFTDAVRGADLVVVGSYVPQGVEVGAWVQRTARGVSAFYDIDTPVTLAKLTRAGYSPSVRLFEAAACAVPIISDAWEGLDTFFRPGEEILISRSGEETRRYLQEVPDAERQEMGRKARARVLAAHTAAHRAETLEDYTRSVSSGRKP; the protein is encoded by the coding sequence ATGCGGATCGTCATGCTCGGCCTGTCCATCACGTCGAGCTGGGGCAACGGACACGCCACGACCTACCGGGGGCTGGTGCGCGAGCTGGTGCGGCGCGGGCACGACGTGCTGTTCCTCGAGCGGGATGTGCCCTGGTATGCCTCCAATCGCGACATGCCCCGGCCTCCTTATGGGCGCACCGAGCTGTACTCGGACCTCGCGGACCTGAAGGACCGCTTCACGGACGCGGTGCGCGGGGCGGACCTGGTCGTGGTGGGCTCGTACGTGCCCCAGGGCGTGGAGGTGGGCGCCTGGGTGCAACGCACGGCTCGAGGGGTCTCGGCCTTCTATGACATCGACACGCCGGTGACGCTGGCGAAGCTCACGCGCGCGGGCTACTCCCCGAGTGTGCGGCTGTTCGAGGCAGCCGCGTGCGCGGTGCCCATCATCAGCGATGCGTGGGAGGGGCTCGACACCTTCTTCCGGCCGGGCGAGGAGATCCTCATCTCGCGCTCCGGGGAGGAGACACGGCGCTACCTCCAGGAGGTGCCGGATGCGGAGCGCCAGGAGATGGGCAGGAAGGCGCGGGCCCGGGTGCTGGCCGCGCATACGGCGGCGCATCGCGCGGAGACGTTGGAGGACTACACCCGGTCGGTGAGTTCAGGACGGAAACCCTAG
- a CDS encoding CgeB family protein, protein MSKGSRIAFFGSSLVSAYWNGAATYYRGIVRALHERGHHVTFYEPDAYERQQHRDLADPDWARVVVYSAQGTEALERCLEEARDADVVVKASGVGVFDALLEARVLELRRPGNQVHHPVAAEARFEGDLAFLGNRLPDREARVEAFFLKAASLLPGSRFLLGGSGWGDRALPENVKYLGHVYTQDHNALNCSARAVLNINRDSMARFGFSPATRVFEAAGAGACILTDAFKGVELFLEPGKEILVAHSGEEVAEHVRALSGPEARRIGQAALQRVLSEHTYAHRASKVEAVLGLPSTGAHERVA, encoded by the coding sequence ATGAGCAAGGGGTCGCGTATCGCCTTCTTCGGCTCGAGCCTCGTCTCGGCCTACTGGAACGGAGCGGCCACCTATTACCGTGGCATCGTCCGCGCGCTGCACGAGCGTGGGCACCACGTCACCTTCTACGAGCCGGATGCCTACGAGCGCCAGCAGCACCGCGACCTGGCGGATCCAGACTGGGCGCGCGTGGTCGTCTATTCCGCGCAGGGGACGGAGGCGCTCGAGCGCTGCCTGGAGGAGGCTCGGGACGCGGACGTGGTGGTGAAGGCGAGCGGCGTGGGCGTATTCGACGCCCTGCTCGAGGCGCGCGTGCTGGAGCTGCGGCGTCCGGGCAATCAGGTCCACCACCCGGTGGCGGCGGAGGCGCGCTTCGAGGGGGACCTGGCCTTCCTGGGCAACCGGCTGCCGGACCGCGAGGCGCGCGTGGAGGCCTTCTTCCTGAAGGCCGCGAGCCTCCTGCCCGGCTCTCGCTTCCTGCTGGGGGGCAGTGGCTGGGGAGACCGGGCCCTGCCGGAGAACGTGAAGTACCTGGGCCACGTCTACACGCAGGACCACAACGCGCTGAACTGCTCGGCGCGCGCGGTGCTCAACATCAACCGGGACAGCATGGCCCGCTTTGGCTTCTCGCCGGCCACGCGGGTGTTCGAGGCCGCGGGCGCGGGAGCCTGCATCCTCACCGACGCCTTCAAGGGCGTGGAGCTGTTCCTGGAGCCCGGGAAGGAGATCCTCGTGGCGCACTCGGGCGAGGAGGTCGCCGAGCACGTGCGCGCGCTGAGCGGGCCCGAGGCGCGGCGCATCGGCCAGGCGGCGCTCCAGCGCGTGCTGTCCGAGCACACGTATGCCCATCGCGCCTCGAAGGTGGAGGCGGTGCTGGGTCTTCCCTCCACCGGTGCTCACGAGCGGGTGGCTTGA
- a CDS encoding CgeB family protein → MRIVLFCHSLLSDWNHGNVHFLRGVVTELTLRGHEVRVLEPEDAWSLRNLLAEPGGAAVLEEVRGVYPAVRPERYTSDSLELDRVLDGAHLVIVHEWSPPELVRRLGERRRAGGSFRLLFHDTHHRSVSAREELARYELTHYDGVLAFGDVIRRIYLEQGWAARAWTWHEAADTRVFHPLPHLAAERELVWVGNWGDDERTAELHEFLLEPVKALGLKARVHGVRYPDAARETLAASGIEYAGWLPNHRAPQAFAQARVTVHVPRRPYTQALPGIPTIRPFEALACGIPLVSALWSDAEGLFTPGRDFLVAANGEEMRRHLRALLSDEGLRRELVEHGRRTVFARHTCGHRVEELLRICQSLGLSASLCHPLARERITP, encoded by the coding sequence ATGCGTATCGTTCTCTTCTGTCATTCCCTGTTGTCCGACTGGAACCATGGCAACGTGCACTTCCTTCGCGGCGTGGTGACGGAGCTCACCCTGCGCGGCCACGAGGTGCGGGTCCTCGAGCCCGAGGACGCCTGGAGTCTGCGCAACCTCCTGGCCGAGCCTGGCGGAGCGGCGGTGCTGGAGGAGGTGCGGGGCGTCTACCCGGCCGTGCGTCCCGAGCGCTACACGTCCGATTCACTCGAGCTGGATCGCGTGCTCGACGGGGCCCACCTCGTCATCGTCCATGAGTGGAGCCCGCCGGAGCTGGTGCGGCGTCTGGGTGAGCGGCGCCGGGCGGGCGGCTCCTTCCGTCTGCTCTTCCATGACACCCACCACCGCAGCGTGAGCGCCCGGGAGGAGCTGGCGCGCTACGAGCTGACCCACTACGACGGCGTGCTCGCCTTCGGGGACGTCATCCGGCGCATCTACCTGGAGCAGGGCTGGGCCGCGCGCGCCTGGACGTGGCACGAGGCCGCGGACACGCGCGTGTTCCACCCCCTGCCGCACCTGGCGGCGGAGAGGGAGCTCGTCTGGGTGGGCAACTGGGGCGACGACGAGCGCACCGCGGAACTGCACGAGTTCCTGCTGGAGCCGGTGAAGGCGCTCGGCCTGAAGGCGCGGGTGCATGGCGTGCGCTACCCGGACGCCGCGCGTGAAACGCTCGCCGCCTCGGGCATCGAGTACGCGGGATGGTTGCCCAATCACCGCGCCCCCCAGGCCTTCGCCCAGGCGCGTGTGACGGTCCACGTGCCGCGTCGGCCCTATACCCAGGCGCTGCCCGGCATTCCCACCATCCGCCCCTTCGAGGCGCTCGCCTGCGGCATTCCCCTGGTGTCGGCCCTCTGGTCCGACGCGGAGGGGCTCTTCACTCCGGGCCGGGACTTCCTCGTGGCCGCCAATGGAGAGGAGATGCGGCGCCACCTGCGCGCGTTGCTCTCCGACGAGGGGCTGCGTCGCGAGCTGGTGGAGCACGGCCGGCGCACGGTGTTCGCGCGCCACACCTGTGGGCACCGCGTGGAGGAGCTTCTGCGCATCTGCCAGTCCCTGGGCCTGAGCGCTTCACTGTGTCACCCGCTGGCGCGGGAAAGAATCACCCCATGA
- a CDS encoding glycosyltransferase family 4 protein, translated as MPTVQRVLMTADTVGGVWAYALELCRALGHEGIQVDLATLGAPVSAAQRREARQLPNLTLHESHYRLEWMDEPWEDVRASGQCLLELEAALAPDIVHLNGFCHGSLPWRTPALVVSHSCVLSWWEAVKGEQAPEQYAHYRREVSRGLRAAACVVAPSAAMLAATERLHGPLRFTRVIPNARRAEAYPPGPKEEFVLAAGRLWDEAKNLAALDAVAPGLPFPVRVAGAVQHPGGGGRARAPHVQSLGALAPGALAGWMARAAIYALPARYEPFGLSILEAALAGCALVLGDIPSLREVWGEAACFVHPDDEDGLARALRELMARPSERERLAREARARALTFTPRRMVEAYLELYAALRARPSEAWVSPAVHAS; from the coding sequence ATGCCGACGGTCCAACGGGTGTTGATGACCGCCGACACGGTGGGGGGCGTGTGGGCGTATGCCCTGGAGTTGTGTCGTGCGCTCGGGCACGAGGGCATCCAGGTGGATCTGGCGACACTGGGGGCACCGGTGTCCGCCGCGCAGAGGCGTGAGGCACGGCAACTGCCCAACCTCACCCTCCATGAGAGTCATTACCGGCTGGAGTGGATGGACGAGCCCTGGGAGGACGTGCGTGCCTCCGGGCAGTGTCTGCTCGAGCTGGAGGCGGCGCTGGCTCCCGACATCGTCCACCTCAATGGCTTCTGTCATGGCTCGCTTCCCTGGCGGACGCCAGCGCTGGTGGTGTCGCACTCGTGCGTCCTCTCCTGGTGGGAGGCGGTGAAGGGGGAGCAGGCCCCCGAGCAATACGCACACTACCGGCGCGAGGTGTCGCGGGGACTGCGCGCGGCGGCGTGCGTGGTGGCTCCCAGCGCCGCCATGCTCGCCGCCACCGAGCGGCTCCATGGTCCCTTGCGCTTCACGCGCGTCATTCCCAACGCGCGGCGGGCGGAGGCCTACCCCCCCGGTCCGAAGGAAGAGTTCGTGCTCGCGGCGGGACGGCTGTGGGACGAGGCCAAGAACCTGGCGGCGCTGGACGCGGTCGCTCCGGGGCTTCCCTTTCCCGTGCGCGTCGCGGGGGCGGTCCAGCACCCGGGGGGCGGAGGCAGGGCCCGGGCTCCGCACGTGCAATCGCTCGGAGCCCTGGCGCCCGGGGCACTCGCCGGGTGGATGGCGAGGGCGGCCATCTACGCGTTGCCCGCGCGCTATGAGCCCTTCGGGTTGTCCATCCTGGAGGCCGCGCTCGCCGGGTGCGCGCTGGTGCTCGGGGACATCCCCAGCCTGCGCGAGGTGTGGGGCGAGGCCGCGTGCTTCGTCCACCCGGACGACGAGGACGGGCTCGCGCGCGCGCTGCGGGAGTTGATGGCCCGTCCCTCCGAGCGGGAGCGTCTGGCCCGCGAGGCCCGTGCCCGGGCGCTCACCTTCACGCCCCGCCGCATGGTGGAGGCCTATCTCGAACTCTACGCCGCGCTGCGCGCGCGGCCTTCCGAGGCGTGGGTCTCCCCCGCGGTTCATGCTTCCTGA
- a CDS encoding GDP-mannose 4,6-dehydratase: MSKNRLRQRNGHGGKVVIFGGAGFIGSNVADQYLREGRQVRIFDNVSRAGVERNLHWLKARHGSLLDVTVGDVRDEQAVRRAVQGAAEVFHFAAQVAVTTSLEGPVHDFEVNTRGTLNVLEALRSMEEPASLLFTSTNKVYGGLPGMEFVQEGRRYVPRDEDIRAQGLSERCPLDFESPYGCSKGAADQYVLDYGRSFGLRTAVFRMSCIYGPRQFGTEDQGWVAHFLLRALAGQPITLYGDGMQVRDILFVEDLVHAMRLAQMNIEQLRGQAFNIGGGPERTVSLLELLDLIFRHTGREPELRFEDWRTGDQRYYVSDTRKFQAATGWAPRVGVEQGVARLLRWLEELATTSAAVAVHAG, translated from the coding sequence ATGAGCAAGAATCGGCTGAGACAGCGGAACGGTCACGGCGGGAAGGTGGTCATCTTCGGTGGTGCCGGGTTCATCGGCTCCAACGTGGCGGACCAGTACCTGCGCGAGGGCCGCCAGGTGCGCATCTTCGACAACGTCTCGCGGGCGGGCGTGGAGCGCAACCTGCATTGGCTCAAGGCGCGCCATGGCTCGCTGCTCGACGTGACGGTGGGCGACGTCCGCGACGAGCAGGCGGTGCGGCGGGCGGTGCAGGGCGCCGCGGAGGTGTTCCACTTCGCGGCGCAGGTGGCGGTGACCACCAGCCTCGAGGGCCCGGTGCACGACTTCGAGGTGAACACGCGCGGGACGCTCAACGTCCTGGAGGCCCTGCGGAGCATGGAGGAGCCGGCCTCGCTGCTCTTCACCTCGACGAACAAGGTCTACGGCGGGCTGCCGGGGATGGAGTTCGTCCAGGAAGGCCGCCGCTACGTGCCCCGGGACGAGGACATCCGCGCCCAGGGCCTGAGCGAGCGCTGCCCGCTCGACTTCGAGAGTCCCTATGGCTGCTCCAAGGGCGCGGCGGACCAGTACGTGCTCGACTACGGGCGCTCCTTCGGCCTGCGCACCGCGGTGTTCCGGATGAGCTGCATCTACGGCCCACGGCAGTTCGGCACCGAGGACCAGGGCTGGGTGGCGCACTTCCTCCTCCGGGCGCTGGCGGGCCAGCCCATCACCCTCTACGGGGACGGCATGCAGGTGCGCGACATCCTCTTCGTGGAGGACCTGGTGCACGCCATGCGGCTGGCGCAGATGAACATCGAGCAGCTCCGGGGACAGGCCTTCAACATCGGCGGTGGCCCGGAGCGCACCGTGAGCCTGCTGGAGTTGCTTGATTTGATTTTCCGACACACCGGGCGGGAGCCGGAGCTCCGCTTCGAGGACTGGCGCACGGGGGATCAGCGCTACTACGTCTCCGACACCCGCAAGTTCCAGGCCGCCACGGGCTGGGCGCCGCGGGTGGGAGTCGAGCAAGGGGTGGCCCGGCTCCTCCGTTGGTTGGAAGAGCTGGCGACGACGAGCGCCGCGGTCGCGGTCCATGCGGGATGA
- a CDS encoding NAD-dependent epimerase/dehydratase family protein — MALRFFNVYGPRRALSNPYTGVLAIFASRMLNGNAPLIFEDGMQQRDFVIVGPVATDRVAEAKAELEARGLTV, encoded by the coding sequence GTGGCGCTGCGCTTCTTCAACGTGTACGGCCCGCGCCGGGCGCTGTCCAATCCCTACACCGGGGTGCTCGCCATCTTCGCGTCGCGGATGCTCAACGGCAACGCGCCGCTCATCTTCGAGGATGGGATGCAGCAGCGCGACTTCGTGATCGTGGGGCCGGTGGCCACGGATCGCGTGGCCGAGGCGAAGGCGGAACTCGAGGCTCGGGGATTGACCGTATGA
- a CDS encoding glycosyltransferase family 4 protein, producing MTSPVQRVLMTTDAVSGVWTDSLELCRALAARGVRVDLALLGGPLSTAREMEARDVPGLVLHESPRGAEAWEAWLLELEEQRAPDIVHLHVASHGELAWKAPTLVVARACPLSWGEALPGAHSPECSSHDWRETTRGLRAAGCVVAPTSAMLASVERHHGPFRSTRVIPPARRAEAFLPDAKEPFVFSSCRVWDDTKNLAALEAIAPRLSVPVRIAGQAPRTVQAESLGVLSEGALAGWMSRAAVFALPARYEPFGLSVLEAALAGCALVLGDLPSLREVWGDAALFVHPDDVGGLAQALRWLMTHPTERECRAHRARTRALTFSPRRMAEAYLELYAALSVRPLDPWARLLRAG from the coding sequence ATGACATCGCCGGTCCAGCGGGTGTTGATGACCACGGACGCGGTGAGCGGTGTGTGGACGGACTCGCTGGAGCTGTGCCGGGCGCTGGCGGCCCGGGGCGTGCGGGTGGACCTGGCGCTGCTGGGAGGGCCCCTGTCCACCGCCCGGGAGATGGAGGCGCGGGACGTGCCCGGCCTCGTCCTCCACGAGAGCCCCCGCGGGGCGGAGGCGTGGGAGGCGTGGTTGCTGGAGCTGGAGGAGCAACGGGCCCCCGACATCGTCCACCTCCATGTCGCCAGCCATGGGGAGCTGGCCTGGAAGGCACCGACGCTGGTGGTGGCGCGCGCGTGTCCCCTGTCGTGGGGCGAGGCCCTTCCGGGAGCGCATTCGCCCGAGTGCTCTTCGCACGACTGGAGGGAGACGACGCGGGGCCTGCGCGCGGCGGGGTGCGTGGTGGCGCCCACCTCGGCCATGCTCGCTTCGGTCGAGCGGCACCATGGCCCCTTCCGCTCCACGCGCGTCATCCCCCCCGCGCGGCGCGCGGAGGCCTTCCTCCCGGATGCGAAGGAGCCCTTCGTGTTCTCGTCGTGCCGGGTGTGGGACGACACCAAGAACCTGGCGGCGCTGGAGGCCATTGCTCCGCGACTCTCCGTGCCGGTGCGCATCGCGGGGCAGGCGCCTCGCACCGTGCAGGCGGAGTCGCTGGGGGTGCTGTCGGAGGGGGCGCTCGCCGGGTGGATGTCCCGGGCGGCCGTGTTCGCGCTGCCCGCGCGCTACGAGCCCTTCGGGTTGTCCGTGCTGGAGGCCGCGCTCGCCGGGTGCGCGCTGGTACTCGGAGACCTTCCGAGCCTGCGCGAGGTGTGGGGAGACGCCGCGCTCTTCGTCCATCCGGATGACGTGGGGGGTCTCGCGCAGGCCCTGCGCTGGTTGATGACCCACCCCACCGAGCGCGAGTGCCGGGCCCACCGGGCCCGTACCCGGGCGCTCACCTTCTCGCCCCGTCGCATGGCCGAGGCGTACCTGGAACTCTACGCCGCGCTGAGCGTGCGGCCCCTGGACCCCTGGGCGCGGCTGCTGCGCGCGGGCTGA
- a CDS encoding glutathione S-transferase family protein, which produces MSQLILHHYPSSPFSEKIRAILGFKGLRWISVVIPVIMPKPDVVALTGGYRKTPFLQIGSDIYCDSALIADVLERLAPTPTLHPPESAGLTRIVAQWADSSLFGAAVGHIFQPTGVQSLFGHLPPEHIKAFLADRAALSAGASSPGMNPQEATGALRLYLQQLDARLADGRPWLFGQAPSLADFSVYHCLWFVQQVKAVSGILDESPHVKSFIDRFQTFGQGAPEQLSSTEAIAIAARGRPEPLADEPFVEQQGLAKGARVKVSATDYGKDPVEGEFVLSRPNELAIRRTDARAGELLVHFPRIGFQVRAAQ; this is translated from the coding sequence GTGTCCCAGCTCATCCTCCACCACTATCCGAGCTCGCCCTTCTCCGAGAAGATCCGCGCCATCCTCGGCTTCAAGGGGCTGCGCTGGATCTCGGTGGTCATCCCCGTCATCATGCCCAAGCCCGACGTGGTGGCGCTCACGGGCGGCTACCGCAAGACGCCCTTCCTGCAGATCGGCTCGGACATCTACTGCGACTCGGCGCTCATCGCGGACGTGCTGGAGCGGCTCGCGCCCACGCCCACGCTCCACCCGCCCGAGTCGGCGGGGCTGACGCGCATCGTGGCGCAGTGGGCGGACTCCTCGCTGTTCGGGGCCGCCGTGGGCCACATCTTCCAGCCCACGGGCGTGCAGAGCCTCTTCGGCCACCTGCCTCCGGAGCACATCAAGGCCTTCCTGGCCGATCGCGCCGCCCTGAGCGCTGGTGCCAGCTCGCCGGGCATGAATCCCCAGGAGGCCACGGGGGCGCTGCGCCTGTACCTCCAGCAGCTCGATGCGCGGCTGGCGGATGGCCGGCCGTGGCTGTTCGGCCAGGCCCCGAGCCTCGCCGACTTCTCCGTCTACCACTGCCTCTGGTTCGTCCAGCAGGTGAAGGCGGTCTCGGGCATCCTCGACGAGTCCCCGCACGTGAAGAGCTTCATCGACCGCTTCCAGACGTTCGGCCAGGGCGCGCCCGAGCAACTGTCGAGCACGGAGGCCATCGCGATCGCCGCGCGCGGCCGGCCCGAGCCCCTCGCCGACGAGCCCTTCGTGGAGCAGCAGGGGCTGGCGAAGGGCGCGCGCGTGAAGGTGTCGGCCACGGACTACGGCAAGGATCCGGTGGAAGGCGAGTTCGTGCTGTCCCGTCCGAACGAGCTCGCCATCCGTCGCACCGACGCGCGCGCCGGCGAGCTGCTCGTCCACTTCCCGCGCATTGGCTTCCAGGTGCGCGCGGCGCAGTAG
- a CDS encoding MFS transporter — MTPSPPSPEAPRSPSTTGSRLASIAVASALFMEFIDSTALSTALPALSTAFGSDPVHLKLALTSYLLALAVVAPASGWIADRYGPRRVFMTAMGVFLASSVLCGFSRSLAELVVFRTLQGVGGALMVPVGRLIVVSSAPRERLVSAMSWFTMPALVGPLVGPPLAGFILKVADWPWIFFINVPVGILGMLAVLRFVPPLHQPYPGRFDMKGFLLAATAITSLVGASEVVGMGLVPVAVQLGMWGLALGSLVAYIRHALRVERPVLNVRLVRYDTFRASLVGGVVVRVGLGATPFLLPLLFQVGLGWGPLETGLVTVGTAVGAMACKPVAPGIIRRFGFRSTLIYANLVTAVLTALPAFFRGGTPVALMVVVLAVGGFMRSMQFTALNTVAYADIPQGTVSNASTLSVVTQQMGLSLGISFGGLMLHLARGDAEGAITPSQFILPFVAVGVVTALAGPLFRRMSPEAGASIQGRGRLAA, encoded by the coding sequence GTGACTCCGTCCCCGCCGTCCCCCGAGGCCCCGCGCTCCCCATCCACGACTGGCTCCCGGCTCGCCTCCATCGCGGTGGCCAGCGCGTTGTTCATGGAGTTCATCGACTCCACGGCGCTGTCCACCGCGCTGCCCGCCCTGTCCACGGCGTTCGGCAGCGACCCGGTGCACCTGAAGCTGGCCCTGACGTCCTACCTCCTCGCGCTGGCGGTGGTCGCGCCGGCGAGCGGATGGATCGCCGACCGCTACGGGCCCCGGCGCGTGTTCATGACCGCCATGGGGGTGTTCCTCGCGAGCTCGGTGCTCTGTGGCTTCTCGCGCTCACTGGCCGAGCTCGTCGTCTTCCGCACGCTCCAGGGTGTCGGGGGCGCGCTGATGGTACCGGTGGGCCGGCTGATCGTCGTGAGCTCGGCGCCGCGCGAGCGGCTGGTGTCGGCGATGAGCTGGTTCACCATGCCCGCGCTGGTCGGGCCGCTCGTGGGGCCCCCGCTGGCCGGCTTCATCCTGAAGGTCGCGGACTGGCCGTGGATCTTCTTCATCAACGTGCCGGTGGGAATCCTCGGCATGCTCGCGGTGCTGCGCTTCGTGCCGCCCCTGCACCAGCCGTATCCAGGCCGGTTCGACATGAAGGGCTTCCTCCTGGCGGCCACCGCCATCACCTCGCTGGTGGGCGCGTCCGAGGTGGTGGGCATGGGGCTGGTGCCGGTGGCCGTGCAGCTCGGCATGTGGGGGCTCGCGCTCGGGTCGCTCGTGGCCTACATCCGCCATGCCCTGCGGGTGGAGCGGCCGGTGCTCAACGTGCGGCTGGTGCGCTACGACACCTTCCGGGCGAGCCTCGTCGGCGGCGTCGTGGTGCGGGTGGGCCTGGGCGCCACGCCCTTCCTGCTGCCGCTGCTGTTCCAGGTGGGGCTCGGGTGGGGGCCGCTGGAGACGGGACTGGTGACGGTGGGCACGGCCGTGGGCGCCATGGCCTGCAAGCCCGTGGCGCCCGGCATCATCCGCCGGTTCGGCTTCCGCTCCACCCTGATCTACGCCAACCTCGTCACCGCCGTGCTCACGGCCCTGCCCGCCTTCTTCCGGGGCGGGACGCCGGTGGCGCTCATGGTCGTGGTGCTGGCGGTGGGCGGCTTCATGCGCTCCATGCAGTTCACCGCCCTCAACACCGTGGCCTACGCGGACATCCCCCAGGGCACGGTGAGCAATGCATCCACGCTGTCGGTGGTGACGCAGCAGATGGGGCTCAGCCTGGGCATCAGCTTCGGTGGGTTGATGCTGCACCTGGCGCGCGGAGACGCCGAGGGCGCCATCACCCCGAGCCAGTTCATCCTCCCCTTCGTCGCCGTGGGCGTGGTGACGGCGCTCGCCGGGCCGCTCTTCCGGCGCATGTCCCCCGAGGCGGGCGCCAGCATCCAGGGACGGGGCCGACTGGCCGCGTGA